The genomic segment AATCGAAACCAATCCCATcacaaattccaaaaaaaagctcaaaaaacaatatactttttgtttttaatataaaatagtcgaaccaaaccgaaattgAACCAAACTGAAACCGGTTAGTTGGAATTGGTTTCGATtcagttttagttttattttttgtattttataaaattttggtttgattgtttttataaataaaaacgacgcgaactgaaaatgatcacccctattAATAACTAATCATTTCATTGATGTATAAAGAATATGAATTTTCTATGGGAAAAAAttgaacaattataaaaatatgaggTGGAAATccagcttaaatttttttttgttcatatgcATCTTTCTTTAGGTTTTACTAGTTACGTGGTTCGCACTCCGTCGCggctcaaatattttatttttcataaaaaaattatatatacaaattttttcaacaaatttttatagttaaaaaattttaaaaatcaaagaatttatGCAcacatataatcaaataaattgagaactatGTGcgctaataaaaaattattaatgacaactaaaaacaaaacttgaaaaatcaagaaatagatataaattaagatatttaatctcgtaaGATAGGGCATTTACCTGATCATATctgcttttttattaaaatatttttttatataatcaaacGATAATAGGAATagacaaacatattaaattgattgaataaatttaatataaaaaaagaataatatgtaaggctacacatattagaaatatcatctgaaaataattatttttttattttcaaaaacataattcatttataaaaaagaaaaagaatcatagatgaatcagaAAAATCTCTTCGAAAATTAAACGCGTAACCAAAAAATCACCATTATTTTAAAGATGctctctaaataaaataaaagagggaAGGGgtgttaatataaatataattaagtttttttaaaaaaataataataaaataagcattaattgaaataaaaaatagaaaagaaaaaaaagagtcaagcgATGTTGGGCCTGACAAGCCAGGCTAGCCCACCTAGCCCATTTCACCAGGGCCCACGAGCGGACCTGCCAAGGCAAGTGGCAAGCCCATGCGACTaggcccttttttttattttgcaccTAGGGTGGACAATATATCGCCTgctttttgttttgaaaaaaaaatagacgacACGTCGCCTATTTTTCTAATCTATCATTGCGGTGACCGAAAAATTAGGGATTAtattcttttgacccaaaaacttgtttttccactcgtttttgacccaaaacaccTATAAACACCTTAGAAATCATGATAAACTTATCTATGGCCTCAAAAAACCGAACTCaacccaaaaccaaaaatcaacttaagctcatatctattttttcacGAATTTTTAAGCtacaaaaacacctaatatgaactcccctcatcaaatgaaacaatttcacacaaatatcttttattttggtgGTTTAAATCGGTGTCAACGACATGTTTCTCTCTACCGCTGGAATCCAACGATCTCTCTTTCTGTCCTCTCGTAACCAGggacaaaaataacaaaaataaacttttgcaCCAAAATGGAATTCGAACAATTTTGAGGGAccgaaattatataatttttgtgaTTATTTAAGTTAGAAGACTAAagtccatctttttttaaacttatggTACGCCACCCATGTTTGTTGCGGTTTTCATTTTGGTCTCCCCTCTTTCAATCACACCCttttataagaatttgaaaTCAATTGTTCTTTAAATAGGACTAAATCACCcaaaaaaatttgaggatcaaattaaaaaaatacaaaattttgcATAATCCATCCACAATAAAATGTGAGAGAATAAACGGTAAAAAAATGCATAGTGAATATTCCGGGCGGTTTAGAGTATAAGGTAATTAGGTCGTTTGgctttttattgtttgattttgtaaaattaacaCTTTGTGAATTATAAAATagtatttgaaattttgaacatgcaaaacaatacaagaccgaagaaatattaaaaaaaaaacaatgtaaatgCAACATAGAAGAAAAGATTCAATCCATTATGAATTGCATTAGTTACTTtcaatgttttccttttctttaattgttttggttacttgattttttttttattcttaatctAATCCTTTCACATTAAGTTAATCTATGATTGggtttgatgttttgttttgacTGGCTCTATATAAATTTCAATGTTGAGTTAATGCTcaaattgataacaaaaaaaatcaattttattaattcaaaccaattaaaattttaaagactcaattttaaactgaaaaaaatatttaccattaaaaaaaatagcatatttaTCTCAACTTCACAACTCAATTTTTGgttaaaatcaacatatttgctatcatttattagtttatataattttctatttattttattaaacacacatataaacttttcaatttgctgttaaaatttttattgattgtaaaaaatcattaacaacgCTTGCACCTATTTTTTAggttgagaaaagaaaaaaccttcatCCTGTGCCTGGGGAATCAAACTAGTCTAAAATTATGGGCGattattttcagttcggtttggtttttatcaaaaaaaaaaaaccaaactgaattttttttaaaaaaaaccaaaaccggttcaaactgaccggttttggttctgttttttAGGACAAACCCGGTTTAAACCAGTTTGGCTTgattttggctcggtttttttccggcttaggttcagttcggttttttaggtttcagacttataaaaccgaaccggtcggtttttttaaaattttaatccgttttttttcatggtttggtttttcagttttttttctgttttctcggtttaattagttttttaatttttttgctcatccatgtttaaaattatagttgatGGAAAATCCCAAATATCAAGGATCTAATATCCCTTTATGATGTCATAAGGCTTAATGTGATTGAGTCCTTAAACCTCATGGACCAAAAGACCTTTCTTCTTGAGATACTGACAGTACcccttcaaattttttagggCTAAACATCACCGCATACCCTTTTATTATGTCAATTTAGTCAAATTAACCCTTCTACAATTTATTTGGCCAAACCAACCCCTATACTTTCGATTTTGTGATAAAAAATCACTTCCTCCAGCAGTGCTGTTAGTTTGACCAAAATCCATCAGTTGACTAAATCTGATGATCCTAATCATGTCATGTGTCACTCACAGTCCAAGATTGAATTGTATTTCTTGAAGGACGAAAATGAAAAGGTAAATATTTTAAAGGGGACTTTTACAACTCTTTAAAAAAGGACCCCTTCATAGAAACACAAAGATCCTCagattaatcaattgttgatCGAAACCCtaattaataaattctaaaatccCCAAATCAAACACTTAttggaatatatttatttttatttttttaatcaaccatatttctcatcttttttataTCTCTTAGTTATCTTGAAACACTAAATAAAtacaaagttaaattatatCCCGTGAAACAAAGATTAATTCATGTTTTGTTTAACTAAAACCGTTTTCCTCTAAAATCCAACATAAGTAActctaattatataaaaatcttgCACTTAAGCAATTATGGTTAGATTAAATGTTGAATATCAGATcatatgaaggaaaaaaaaaaacttacattgtGTCAAAAGTGAAAACATGAAGTCCAAACCTGCAAAATTAATCTCCAGACTGTTCAAGAAATCTGCCGACTcttatttaaaactaatttataaaaCCAACCGAATCTGCCTTTTCTGATCAGAAAACAATCTAAATCTTCATAATCCCACTTCTAGTTTTAGCTTTAATCCCTTCTCTCAAATTCAGCATTACCATTGAATTCATTGATTTCAGAAAAGAGCGACTGTTGAGGAAAACTTGTCATTGGAAATTGCTTGTATGGCTGCATCGGCTGCATGGTTGAGGCAACGGATCTCACTGAAGAATCGGCATTATTAAACCACGCCCAAGGTGCAGGGTTGACATAAAGAGGTCCATTGCATGAAAGGTGTTGATTGTTACTGCTACTAGCCTGGCAACCAAATGAGTTGTTATGGCTCTGATAGCTCATTATCTTCATCATCGCATCCTCAGTTATATTTGTTTGTGATGGAGTCCTATGAGCACTCTGCTTAGATTCATAATGAACTGGCGGCAAAACATTCAATGCCTTTGGTTCGGAGTAAAGAGTTGAATAGCCATTGCTATAGGTCCTCTGATTCAATGAATTTGGATCAAGTTTAGCCATGGGAGAACTCATCTCAGGCTGGAAAGGGATAGGCGGCTGGGCTTCGAATGACTTCCAATTCGAAACAAGCTGCAAGAAATCAGTAGAATCCATATTATCATTGTTGTTACCGTTTCTCTTCCTGCACTTTTGTACGTCGTGAGAACTAGCCTGCATCCATGATGCATCATTATCCATCACATACTGATATTCTTTGAATATACTGAGTGTTTTATCAGCagtttcaattaattttgtatCCAATTGACCAAGAAGTACCCTTAGTTGATCGCTAGATAAACTGCTCAGACGGTCATCCCACGCAGGATATTTAGCTTTAAGAACTTGCCTGTGCAATTTAGTGAACTCTGcatctatcttcttcttcttggcaGTAAAATAGTCCGAGCCCTGGTAACATTTTCTTGGCTGATCACATGCCTTGTACCTGTTGATAATACATCTGACTTCATCGGAATTTGAAGGCCAGGTCTCAGCAGTGGCAGCTGGTTGATCATTCTGATTTGGCCCAAAGATAATTACGCATGCATCAACACCACAAAGAATAGAGAAATCTGAAACCTTTTTTAGCAAAGTCGTCTTCCTTTTCCTGAAGGTAAGCATGCGAGATTTTTCATTCCTTATCGATTCCATTTTGATTCTTTCATTAACCATTATTTGATCTAGCAAAATGGGCATACCATTAGAAAATATacatctctctttttatttcagTAATTCAGAACGGTTCTTATTATACAGAAGGGATAGTAGCATTGCTGGCAAGCAAGATACAGTACCAAATCAAAAACCTGAGTTAGCTACCATCAAGGAGAATACAATAGACATCAAGACTGATAGGTATGTGCAGATTTCCTGAAGCTTTATTAACATCAGAAAAGGCTAATGAACTTGTCCAGAATTGAGATTGTAGCAGAGTCAATACAGGAAACGACAAGCAAAAACTTCAGCAGATCCAGAGGGAGTGTATAGCAGCATGCATGTCTCTGGTCTAACCACAACAACACATCtcaattcattattttattccCAACATGAATTCCATCGTATCAAATTCATCCAAAATCACCAACTCAGGAAAAAGAATCACAATCCACACGAACATGCTTCTagtcaatatatttttcttcttgcaacaacttgaaataaaaaagaaaaaaaaccctacaagttttattcatatatatatatatatatatatatatatatatatatatatatataaactattgtAATATGACGAAAATTGAAAACCTAAGAAACCCATATATCCATGTTAACAAACAACAGTAAGGACCTGTGCTCATGTTAGTGCAGGCTCTCTTTTTTAGTAATATATGAATTAAGTtcatactttaaaaagtaaaagattTTTATGCAATAGAAAGTCGAAACAACTGATACGTACCAAAGGATTGCATGTTACTTTGAACATGTAGAAAAATCAAAGACagcagaaattaaaaaaagaaaaaaaaagcctttttcttccataaaatatacataatagAAACCGAAGAAAGTACCTTAATTAGTTTCAATGGCAACTCACAAGAAAGCTCCAAAAACCCACTGCACTACCGCACTCAATGCATATTTGGATAGCTATTCATAAATAAACTTTATTGAATAGGAAATTTATGGGATCTCCatgattataaatatatattttgtttcctttcctGTTAAAGACACAAAtttccattaaaataatattcctcAGAGGGTCCGGACAATTGTTGAGAATTCATTAAATTTCCTAatcaaacccccccccccacctttttttttatagaagttaTTCAAAAGGATTTGttttccatttaatttaatgttttttaaggacatcttttattttttatttccttttctttttctgtaagttttgtttaaaaagcctttttcattttttaatttaacgattttttaattttttttcatgcttttattTAAAGGACTAATTAGCTTTTATAATGCATAATGCAAATAAAAcagatttgttttaaatttaaaaaataaattataataatctctttaaggtattataaaattataaaaataatccaaaGATTTATTACTacttaaaaatagataaagatAGCAATTTATAAAGATTTCTCTCAATTAGATCACGCTTATTATTTGGTGTCATTTTTTCTAATCATTTTAGATGGCTAAAAAAGTAGATTcagagttttttaaatttttaattttttaatttttttattttaaaatacctaAAATGACAttacataaattttaataaactcattttcaatctcAAATCACTCTCTAATCAATATGGATATAAAAAAtccaacccaataaaaaataattatagagttCCCTATCTATTTTTTCATGCATGTTTGAAGAACAACTACCTACTTAATTGAActcaattatttaaaataaattcattaatatcaagaacggttttttttttataattaaacggaccctctctct from the Populus nigra chromosome 1, ddPopNigr1.1, whole genome shotgun sequence genome contains:
- the LOC133705149 gene encoding agamous-like MADS-box protein AGL103 encodes the protein MESIRNEKSRMLTFRKRKTTLLKKVSDFSILCGVDACVIIFGPNQNDQPAATAETWPSNSDEVRCIINRYKACDQPRKCYQGSDYFTAKKKKIDAEFTKLHRQVLKAKYPAWDDRLSSLSSDQLRVLLGQLDTKLIETADKTLSIFKEYQYVMDNDASWMQASSHDVQKCRKRNGNNNDNMDSTDFLQLVSNWKSFEAQPPIPFQPEMSSPMAKLDPNSLNQRTYSNGYSTLYSEPKALNVLPPVHYESKQSAHRTPSQTNITEDAMMKIMSYQSHNNSFGCQASSSNNQHLSCNGPLYVNPAPWAWFNNADSSVRSVASTMQPMQPYKQFPMTSFPQQSLFSEINEFNGNAEFERRD